The Candidatus Palauibacter scopulicola genome includes a region encoding these proteins:
- a CDS encoding killer suppression protein — MDIVFKTKRLEKQCNSIQTGTRAWGADGARRVRRRLDDLRAAENLEVMRRLPGRCHELRGEWAGVLSLDLRHPYRLLFEPADEPVPVKADGGLDWASVTTVRILGIEDTHE; from the coding sequence TTGGACATCGTTTTCAAAACCAAGCGGCTTGAAAAGCAGTGCAATTCGATTCAAACGGGGACCCGGGCTTGGGGAGCCGACGGAGCCAGACGGGTCAGGCGGCGCCTCGATGACCTCCGAGCGGCAGAGAATCTCGAAGTAATGAGGCGATTGCCCGGTCGCTGTCATGAACTGAGGGGGGAGTGGGCCGGAGTGCTCTCCCTCGATTTGCGTCACCCCTACCGTCTCCTGTTCGAGCCGGCAGACGAGCCCGTACCGGTGAAGGCGGATGGAGGGCTCGATTGGGCCAGCGTCACCACCGTAAGGATTCTTGGAATCGAGGACACCCATGAGTGA
- a CDS encoding carboxypeptidase regulatory-like domain-containing protein, producing the protein MNSTPTVSRRPAVGALAALALAGLALPRSAVSQQPVEIAGRLLDAGTGAPIATALVSIPALDISTLTNVDGAFHLVVPAGLHTFEIRHIGYGMRTTEVEAPDGTLSLEIRIEPAAIEVAPLEVNVEWRPSYLEQVGFYERRAHGLGRFYDPEDIRRGGDGLIVGWRNLSERILNISRVNVMLCAPQIIIDGRRDRVGLMTGLAHHRLGGVEVHGEPHKVPGLEPRIRAAGENPFCPTVIVWTRQWLTAAELEERRIVLCEPGPTTERAPLVVEGTVTDALTGILLPRATVTAWITEPGGRRREKETTADDNGRFRFCDLDPRMDVSIWARFAGLSGELAPVAGETARVAAETAPVTANTVAVMRDLVVPISRHGHVAGRVLDLRRGEPVPGAEIRLAAAEPAPAPGDRPPSAEARHPTTSDEHGFFAIPDLVPGDYRLAVSHPDAGVAADTIPVHSGSTVDVRVELDPAPPSAPDSASPDSASPAAGRRIVAERRHPRLTEVGFYERRRESATRGRGHFFTPERIRALAPTRLTDVLTEVDGLRELCPRQTCRPVSRRARRCSHMSVYLNGALVMDGRAWDFERGGVDDLAAPHEVAAIEVYLRSVSLPGEFTAPADRCGAIIIWSG; encoded by the coding sequence ATGAATTCGACCCCGACCGTTTCACGTCGCCCGGCCGTTGGCGCGCTCGCCGCGCTCGCGCTGGCGGGATTGGCGCTCCCCCGGAGTGCCGTGTCGCAGCAGCCGGTAGAAATCGCGGGACGCCTCCTCGACGCCGGCACCGGAGCCCCCATCGCGACGGCGCTCGTCTCCATCCCCGCCCTGGACATCTCGACGCTCACCAACGTGGACGGAGCGTTCCATCTGGTCGTCCCCGCCGGCTTGCACACGTTCGAGATCCGGCACATCGGCTACGGTATGCGGACGACCGAGGTCGAGGCGCCCGACGGCACGCTCTCGCTGGAGATCCGCATCGAACCGGCCGCGATCGAAGTCGCCCCGCTCGAGGTCAACGTCGAGTGGAGACCGTCATACCTGGAGCAGGTCGGTTTCTACGAGCGCCGCGCGCACGGCCTCGGAAGATTCTACGATCCCGAGGACATCCGCCGCGGGGGCGACGGCCTGATCGTCGGCTGGCGAAACCTGAGCGAGCGCATTCTCAACATAAGCCGGGTCAACGTCATGTTGTGCGCTCCACAGATCATCATCGATGGCCGCCGGGACCGCGTCGGCCTCATGACCGGGCTCGCTCATCACCGATTGGGAGGCGTCGAGGTCCACGGCGAGCCGCACAAGGTGCCGGGTCTCGAGCCTCGGATACGCGCGGCGGGCGAGAATCCGTTCTGCCCCACGGTCATCGTCTGGACACGACAGTGGCTGACCGCGGCCGAGCTTGAAGAGCGGCGGATCGTTCTCTGCGAGCCCGGCCCCACGACGGAACGGGCTCCGCTCGTGGTCGAAGGGACGGTCACCGATGCGCTGACCGGCATTCTCCTCCCCCGCGCGACCGTGACGGCCTGGATCACGGAACCGGGCGGCCGGAGGCGCGAGAAGGAGACGACCGCCGACGACAACGGCCGCTTCCGGTTCTGCGACCTCGATCCGCGTATGGACGTGAGCATCTGGGCCAGGTTCGCCGGCCTCAGCGGCGAACTGGCGCCGGTGGCGGGCGAGACCGCCCGCGTTGCGGCCGAGACAGCCCCGGTGACGGCCAATACGGTCGCCGTGATGCGCGATCTGGTGGTCCCCATCTCTCGTCACGGCCATGTCGCCGGCCGCGTCCTGGATCTCCGACGAGGCGAACCCGTGCCGGGGGCCGAGATCCGGCTGGCTGCGGCCGAGCCCGCGCCGGCGCCCGGCGACCGTCCCCCGTCCGCCGAAGCCCGGCATCCGACGACGAGCGACGAACACGGCTTCTTCGCGATCCCGGACCTGGTCCCCGGGGACTACCGGCTCGCCGTATCCCACCCCGACGCCGGTGTCGCCGCGGACACGATCCCGGTCCACTCCGGTTCGACGGTGGATGTCCGCGTCGAACTCGACCCCGCGCCGCCTTCCGCGCCCGATTCCGCCTCGCCCGACTCCGCCTCGCCCGCGGCGGGACGGCGGATCGTGGCCGAGCGGCGGCATCCGCGTCTCACGGAGGTTGGCTTCTACGAACGCAGGCGGGAGAGCGCCACGCGCGGCCGCGGACACTTCTTCACACCGGAGCGGATTCGGGCCCTCGCGCCCACCCGCCTCACCGACGTCCTCACCGAGGTGGACGGCCTGCGCGAACTCTGCCCGCGACAGACGTGCCGCCCCGTCTCGCGAAGGGCGCGGAGGTGCTCCCACATGTCCGTCTACCTGAACGGCGCCCTGGTCATGGATGGCCGCGCCTGGGACTTCGAGCGCGGGGGCGTGGACGACCTGGCGGCTCCGCACGAGGTCGCCGCCATCGAAGTCTACCTGAGGTCCGTCTCCCTGCCCGGGGAGTTCACCGCTCCAGCCGACCGCTGCGGCGCCATCATCATCTGGAGCGGATAG
- a CDS encoding 8-oxo-dGTP diphosphatase, producing the protein MTRSTHFGGDPAVEGQPMQARPLATERPIPEGWQPDLNATLLFIVREGEILLIHKKRGLGAGKLNGAGGKVDPGETTLEAAMREFQEELRARPVAPRKLGEVAFEVLSGMSILIHVFRADELEGEPVETDEATPLWTPVDDVPYDRMWEDDRHWLPHVIEDRPFEAYARFQGDDMVDCRVALFPDPDRLPWESR; encoded by the coding sequence GTGACGCGCTCCACCCATTTCGGCGGCGATCCCGCCGTGGAAGGACAGCCGATGCAGGCTCGACCCCTCGCGACGGAACGTCCCATCCCGGAGGGTTGGCAGCCGGACCTCAATGCGACCCTTCTCTTCATCGTGCGGGAAGGTGAAATCCTCCTCATCCACAAGAAGCGCGGACTCGGCGCCGGCAAGCTGAACGGCGCAGGCGGCAAGGTCGACCCCGGCGAGACCACGCTGGAGGCCGCGATGCGCGAGTTTCAGGAGGAACTGCGCGCGCGGCCGGTGGCGCCCCGGAAGCTCGGCGAGGTGGCGTTCGAGGTGCTGAGCGGCATGTCGATCCTGATCCACGTGTTCCGGGCGGACGAACTCGAAGGCGAGCCGGTCGAGACGGACGAGGCGACCCCCCTGTGGACGCCCGTCGACGACGTCCCGTACGACCGGATGTGGGAAGACGACCGTCACTGGCTGCCCCACGTCATCGAGGACCGCCCGTTCGAGGCCTACGCGCGCTTCCAGGGCGACGACATGGTCGACTGCCGCGTCGCCCTCTTCCCCGACCCCGACCGCCTGCCCTGGGAGTCCCGCTGA
- a CDS encoding site-specific DNA-methyltransferase encodes MTVGVNEIMSGAESSLSLKRQAKIEAWRDGAAPERTEHTLYLGDARDMPEIREPIHLVVTSPPYFNLIDYDGGRADDGQLGGIDDYEAFLDELDRVWRRCYDLLTPGGRLCVVVGSVCISRRAGGRHHVLPLPADISVRARRIGFDYLTPIRWYKIANMATEASGVGFLGKPYEPNAIVKNDVETILMLRKPGSYRKPTAAQRALSLIEPDDHRRWFRSIWDDIRGEARKRGHPAPFPVELASRLVQMFSFVGDTVLDPFWGTGTTTAAAMLTARSSIGFEIEPRYVEIGRGRLEQLDALQVPATIAVA; translated from the coding sequence ATGACGGTAGGCGTCAACGAGATCATGTCCGGAGCCGAGTCCTCGCTCAGCCTGAAACGGCAGGCCAAGATCGAGGCTTGGCGGGACGGAGCGGCGCCGGAACGGACGGAACACACGCTGTATCTTGGTGACGCCCGAGACATGCCCGAGATCCGGGAACCGATTCACCTCGTCGTCACCTCACCGCCCTACTTCAACCTCATCGACTATGACGGTGGCCGCGCCGACGACGGCCAGCTCGGCGGCATCGACGACTACGAAGCGTTCCTGGACGAACTCGACCGCGTGTGGCGGCGGTGCTACGACCTCCTCACGCCGGGCGGCCGGCTGTGCGTGGTCGTGGGGAGCGTCTGCATTTCACGCCGGGCCGGAGGCCGCCATCACGTTCTCCCGCTCCCGGCCGACATCTCGGTTCGCGCGCGGCGGATCGGGTTCGACTACCTCACGCCGATCCGCTGGTACAAGATCGCCAACATGGCGACGGAGGCGAGCGGGGTCGGGTTCCTGGGGAAACCGTACGAACCCAACGCGATCGTGAAGAACGATGTCGAGACCATCCTGATGCTGCGGAAGCCCGGGAGCTACCGGAAGCCGACGGCGGCACAGCGTGCGCTCAGCCTCATCGAACCGGACGACCACCGGCGCTGGTTCCGGTCGATCTGGGACGACATCCGCGGTGAAGCCCGCAAACGAGGCCATCCGGCGCCTTTTCCCGTGGAACTGGCTTCCCGCCTCGTCCAGATGTTCAGCTTCGTGGGGGACACCGTCCTCGATCCGTTCTGGGGAACGGGCACGACGACAGCCGCCGCCATGCTCACCGCCCGTTCGAGCATCGGGTTCGAGATCGAACCGAGGTATGTCGAGATCGGACGGGGCAGGCTGGAACAGCTCGACGCCTTGCAAGTGCCGGCAACGATTGCCGTTGCGTGA
- a CDS encoding helix-turn-helix domain-containing protein has translation MSDSVRNRYSPDEVSPPGDTLREILHERGLTQAELATRTGRPKKTISEIVNGKAAITVDTALRFELVMGVPAAFWNTREQHYREHLARRAQEDGLARHVSWLSKFPVAEMVSRGLLRRKASKPERVRELLAFLGVSSPERWSELVALQNVVFRKSTAFAVDEGSLAVWLRQGLIEAERVPSQPYDREAFKAALREARTLTREAPAVFEDKLVAACARAGVIVSFVPEFKGCRASGATRWIAPDKALIQLSLRYRTDDHLWFTFFHEAAHILLHGKKLIFIEGHRHEGEQEAEANRWAANALIPKPEFERLRRMRPYSKARIRVFARECGVSPGIVVGRLQHEGLLPHSHCNDLKRRFRWAHEPDTGRSRQQ, from the coding sequence ATGAGTGATTCTGTCAGGAACCGATACTCCCCCGATGAGGTGTCGCCGCCCGGCGACACCCTGAGGGAAATCCTGCATGAACGAGGCTTGACGCAGGCGGAGTTGGCAACCCGAACGGGACGGCCGAAAAAGACGATCAGCGAGATTGTCAACGGAAAGGCCGCGATCACGGTCGACACGGCCCTGCGGTTCGAACTGGTAATGGGGGTACCGGCCGCGTTCTGGAATACTCGGGAACAACACTATCGCGAGCATCTCGCACGCCGGGCACAGGAGGACGGGTTGGCTCGGCATGTCTCCTGGCTCTCGAAGTTCCCCGTTGCGGAGATGGTGAGTCGAGGCCTGCTTCGGCGAAAGGCGAGCAAGCCCGAGCGTGTGCGGGAATTGCTGGCTTTCCTGGGCGTCTCCAGCCCCGAGCGGTGGTCAGAACTCGTTGCGCTTCAGAATGTTGTGTTCCGGAAATCAACGGCTTTTGCTGTCGACGAAGGCTCGCTGGCCGTTTGGCTGCGACAAGGCCTGATCGAAGCCGAGAGAGTGCCCAGCCAGCCGTATGACCGGGAGGCTTTCAAGGCCGCGCTTCGCGAGGCGCGAACCCTTACTCGGGAAGCCCCTGCAGTCTTCGAGGACAAGCTCGTGGCCGCCTGTGCGCGGGCCGGCGTAATCGTTTCGTTCGTTCCGGAGTTCAAGGGTTGCCGTGCCAGTGGCGCCACGCGCTGGATTGCGCCGGACAAGGCGCTGATCCAGCTGAGTCTTCGGTATCGTACCGATGATCATTTATGGTTCACGTTCTTCCATGAGGCCGCGCATATCCTGCTTCATGGAAAGAAACTGATTTTCATCGAGGGTCATCGGCACGAGGGAGAGCAGGAAGCGGAGGCGAATCGATGGGCGGCAAATGCGCTGATTCCGAAGCCGGAGTTCGAGCGACTCCGGAGGATGCGCCCCTACAGCAAGGCCCGGATTCGGGTGTTTGCCCGCGAGTGCGGGGTATCGCCGGGCATTGTAGTGGGGCGGTTGCAGCATGAAGGCCTGTTGCCGCATTCGCATTGCAACGATCTGAAACGTCGCTTCAGGTGGGCCCACGAACCGGACACGGGGAGGAGCCGTCAGCAATGA
- a CDS encoding sulfite oxidase, with the protein MSERNVIPRRQVLIRGGAAAAGLAVLPADIFRGWLAGFDQEAVIPWVQRPHEGMRERVNVLNWEEVDSWITPTDQMFRVGHYGSPVIAESDWSLEIGGLVDRPRTFSLAELRARPRQEVVFTLECSGNRGRPSFMGAVHNARWAGARLADVLAEAGVQEAGIEVVFFGADEGEEEIRGNTVTQNFARSMSLEDAMDPGVILAWEMNGEPLPNEYGFPLRVIAPGWYGIANVKWLTRIELRDRRFMGKFMARDYVTLRAEERDGATVWTETSVGRVNINSVPAKVTRDGGAYAIHGAAWGADIAAVEVRVDEGPWEPATLGEGQGDPHTWTFWRKDWDATPGRHAIVSRAIDADGNVQPAADDPMLVNKRTYWESNGQLTRDIVID; encoded by the coding sequence ATGAGCGAGCGAAACGTGATTCCACGACGACAGGTGCTGATCCGGGGCGGGGCGGCGGCCGCCGGGCTTGCGGTCCTGCCGGCGGACATCTTCCGCGGCTGGCTCGCCGGATTCGATCAGGAGGCCGTGATCCCGTGGGTTCAGCGTCCGCACGAGGGGATGAGGGAGCGGGTCAACGTCCTGAACTGGGAGGAGGTGGATTCCTGGATCACGCCGACCGACCAGATGTTCCGCGTCGGGCACTACGGGTCGCCGGTCATCGCGGAGAGCGACTGGAGCCTCGAGATCGGCGGGCTCGTCGACCGGCCGCGGACGTTCAGCCTCGCCGAACTGAGAGCGCGGCCCCGCCAGGAGGTCGTGTTCACGCTGGAGTGCTCCGGGAACCGGGGCCGCCCCTCCTTCATGGGAGCGGTCCACAACGCGCGCTGGGCCGGGGCCCGACTCGCCGACGTGCTCGCGGAGGCCGGCGTTCAGGAGGCGGGGATCGAGGTCGTCTTCTTCGGCGCGGACGAGGGCGAGGAGGAGATCCGGGGCAACACCGTGACGCAGAATTTCGCGCGCAGCATGTCGCTCGAAGACGCCATGGACCCCGGCGTCATCCTCGCGTGGGAGATGAACGGGGAGCCGCTGCCGAACGAGTACGGCTTCCCGCTGCGCGTCATCGCCCCCGGCTGGTACGGGATCGCGAACGTGAAGTGGCTGACGCGCATCGAACTCCGCGACCGGCGCTTCATGGGCAAGTTCATGGCCCGCGATTACGTGACGCTGCGGGCGGAGGAGCGCGACGGCGCGACCGTGTGGACGGAGACCTCGGTGGGGCGCGTGAACATCAACTCCGTCCCGGCGAAGGTCACGCGGGACGGCGGCGCGTACGCGATCCACGGGGCCGCCTGGGGGGCGGACATCGCCGCCGTCGAGGTCCGCGTGGACGAGGGGCCGTGGGAGCCGGCGACGCTGGGCGAAGGCCAGGGCGACCCGCACACGTGGACATTCTGGCGCAAGGACTGGGATGCCACGCCGGGCCGGCACGCGATCGTCTCGAGGGCGATCGACGCGGACGGCAACGTCCAGCCGGCGGCGGATGACCCGATGCTCGTGAACAAGCGCACGTACTGGGAGAGCAACGGCCAGCTCACCCGCGACATCGTGATCGACTGA
- a CDS encoding amidohydrolase produces MDRLFSAAGRGRGAGTRRTPRSYPFASGIVLAGAVLAACGESPPADPADLILVDGRVITLDAESRVAEAVAVRGERVVAVGSSAEIEALAGPETRRVDLAGRAMTPGLMDAHVHFASGGANRLYRVDLSYPNVENIADVQGMVAEQAGRLAEGEWVRGGGWDEGKLEELRYIQASDLDAVAAGQPVWLAHTMGHYGVANSLALDMAGITADTPDPPGGTIDRDAAGQPTGVLKESAMGLVTRLIPPLGPGEQREGIRALADAFNAECMTGGKDPGIGRRAWEAYRDVLADGDLTVRILVLWGDRGVTLDEVRAYADSLATFTRPYESTGDDRLIPGGVKLYIDGSGGARTAWLYEDWNRERTETDAGNRGYPTMDPDELRRRFRAYHDAGLHVSIHSIGDRAIDWTVDSFLEALEATPTRGLRHGIIHSNIPTDRALDAMAELQREWQAGYPEPSPTFTWWIGDTYAGNFGPERTLRLNPFRSYRDRGIIWASGSDFFVTPYPARYGVWASVARQPLLGVYGSDPYGSAESVDVETALRSFTTWAAHQMFLEEKVGMIEPGKYADLAVWDRDPLTVPTIELRDMVCEMTVFNGEVVFDRAGASTP; encoded by the coding sequence ATGGATCGACTCTTCTCCGCTGCCGGACGCGGGCGAGGCGCCGGCACGCGGCGTACGCCGCGGTCGTATCCGTTCGCGTCGGGCATCGTCTTGGCGGGCGCCGTGCTCGCCGCCTGCGGAGAGTCGCCGCCGGCCGACCCGGCCGACCTGATTCTCGTGGACGGACGCGTGATCACGCTCGACGCGGAGAGCCGGGTCGCCGAGGCCGTGGCGGTACGGGGCGAACGCGTCGTGGCGGTCGGTTCGTCGGCGGAGATCGAGGCGCTCGCGGGCCCGGAAACCCGCCGCGTCGACCTCGCCGGCCGCGCGATGACGCCGGGGCTCATGGACGCGCACGTCCACTTCGCGAGCGGCGGCGCAAACCGCCTGTATCGCGTCGACCTCAGCTATCCGAACGTGGAGAACATCGCGGACGTGCAGGGCATGGTCGCGGAGCAGGCCGGGCGGCTGGCCGAGGGCGAGTGGGTGCGCGGCGGCGGCTGGGACGAGGGGAAGCTCGAGGAGTTGCGCTACATCCAGGCCTCCGACCTCGATGCCGTCGCCGCGGGGCAGCCGGTGTGGCTGGCACACACGATGGGCCACTACGGCGTGGCGAACTCGCTCGCCCTCGACATGGCCGGCATCACCGCGGACACCCCCGATCCGCCCGGCGGCACCATCGACCGCGACGCCGCCGGGCAGCCGACCGGCGTTCTGAAGGAGTCCGCCATGGGGCTCGTGACCCGGCTCATCCCGCCGCTCGGACCCGGCGAGCAGCGCGAGGGGATCCGCGCGCTCGCCGACGCCTTCAACGCCGAGTGCATGACGGGCGGCAAGGATCCCGGGATCGGCCGCCGCGCATGGGAGGCCTACCGCGATGTGCTCGCCGACGGCGACCTGACGGTCCGGATCCTCGTCCTGTGGGGCGACCGCGGCGTGACGCTCGACGAGGTCCGCGCCTACGCCGACAGCCTCGCGACGTTCACGCGACCGTACGAGTCGACGGGGGACGACCGGCTCATCCCCGGCGGCGTCAAGCTGTACATCGACGGCAGCGGCGGCGCCCGCACAGCCTGGCTGTACGAGGACTGGAACCGGGAGCGCACGGAGACCGACGCGGGCAACCGCGGCTATCCGACGATGGACCCGGACGAACTGCGCCGGCGCTTCCGGGCGTACCACGACGCCGGGCTCCACGTCTCGATCCACTCCATCGGCGACCGTGCGATCGACTGGACCGTCGACAGCTTCCTCGAGGCGCTCGAGGCCACCCCCACCCGCGGGCTCCGGCACGGGATCATCCACTCGAATATCCCCACGGACCGGGCCCTGGACGCGATGGCCGAACTCCAGCGGGAATGGCAGGCGGGCTACCCGGAGCCGTCCCCCACCTTCACGTGGTGGATCGGCGACACCTACGCCGGGAACTTCGGACCCGAGCGAACCCTGCGGCTGAACCCGTTCCGCTCCTACCGGGACCGGGGCATAATCTGGGCGAGCGGCTCCGACTTCTTCGTCACCCCCTACCCGGCGCGCTACGGCGTGTGGGCCTCCGTCGCGCGCCAGCCGCTGCTCGGCGTCTACGGCAGCGACCCCTACGGCAGCGCCGAGTCCGTGGACGTCGAGACGGCGCTGCGCTCGTTCACGACCTGGGCTGCGCACCAGATGTTCCTCGAGGAGAAGGTCGGGATGATCGAACCCGGCAAGTACGCCGATCTCGCGGTCTGGGACCGCGACCCGCTCACCGTCCCGACGATCGAACTGCGCGACATGGTGTGCGAGATGACGGTCTTCAACGGCGAAGTCGTCTTCGACCGCGCCGGCGCCAGCACGCCGTGA
- a CDS encoding MFS transporter: MRPAAVVALIVVSHTTIDAYTAFLPPLLPRIMDNLGLSITLAATLSTVLSISTALPQPAFGYLADRFGRRAFLAAGPIVGGVFISLLGMAPTYFVLLLLLTVGGLGSAAFHPPGASLVARAGDGRGSGVRMSVFSFGGAAGFALGPISAVAIVGWLGLAGLWVAMIPGVLLGTALWFGAKGRTRVGTGTPPPPPLEVLRKLRGPLGLVFGISVVGSFAQKAVLTFIPIIAHRAGESETAGAVVLSIYLGAQGLGTLASGFLTDRFNRQHLLAAISVLAVPTHILAFTLAPASPAAIVMAVCAGFLNMALLPPIVVVAQEILPSGTAVSSGIVMGLAWAVGTLAIPVVGGFADAFGPVAATAWSMPLLLLGALFAMRPSLRPYCRAQ, translated from the coding sequence ATGCGCCCGGCGGCGGTCGTGGCGCTCATCGTCGTCTCGCACACGACGATCGACGCGTACACCGCGTTCCTGCCGCCGCTGCTGCCGCGGATCATGGACAACCTCGGCCTCTCGATCACGCTGGCCGCGACGCTGTCGACCGTGCTTTCCATCTCGACCGCGCTCCCGCAGCCGGCCTTCGGCTACCTCGCCGACCGATTCGGGAGGCGCGCCTTCCTCGCCGCGGGGCCGATCGTGGGGGGCGTGTTCATCTCGCTGCTGGGGATGGCGCCCACCTATTTCGTCCTCCTCCTCCTCCTCACGGTGGGAGGACTGGGGTCGGCCGCCTTTCACCCGCCGGGGGCTTCGCTCGTCGCGCGCGCCGGGGACGGTCGTGGAAGCGGGGTGCGCATGTCCGTCTTCTCCTTCGGGGGGGCGGCGGGCTTCGCTCTGGGGCCGATCAGCGCCGTCGCCATCGTGGGCTGGCTGGGCCTGGCCGGTCTGTGGGTCGCGATGATCCCGGGAGTCCTGCTCGGGACCGCCCTCTGGTTCGGCGCGAAGGGTCGGACCCGGGTGGGGACGGGGACCCCGCCCCCTCCCCCGCTGGAGGTGCTCCGCAAACTCAGGGGGCCGCTCGGTCTCGTGTTCGGAATCTCGGTCGTGGGGTCCTTCGCTCAGAAGGCGGTCCTCACGTTCATCCCGATCATCGCCCACCGGGCGGGCGAGAGCGAGACGGCGGGCGCGGTGGTGCTCAGCATCTACCTGGGCGCCCAGGGCCTGGGGACGCTTGCCTCCGGCTTCCTCACCGACCGGTTCAACCGGCAGCACCTCCTGGCCGCGATCAGCGTGCTCGCCGTGCCCACCCACATCCTCGCGTTCACGCTCGCGCCGGCCAGCCCCGCCGCGATCGTGATGGCCGTGTGCGCGGGCTTCCTGAACATGGCGCTGCTGCCGCCGATCGTCGTCGTGGCGCAGGAGATCCTGCCCTCGGGGACCGCCGTGAGTTCCGGCATCGTCATGGGGCTCGCGTGGGCGGTGGGGACGCTGGCGATTCCCGTCGTGGGCGGGTTCGCGGACGCGTTCGGGCCCGTCGCCGCGACCGCATGGTCGATGCCGCTCCTGCTGCTCGGCGCGCTCTTCGCGATGCGGCCCTCGCTTCGTCCCTACTGCCGAGCCCAATGA
- a CDS encoding amidohydrolase family protein: protein MIAKRPRRRSILCVFGLLAAAGCEGLVLDFVDLVDENATYVIEGGRWFDVHAGTLVENDGITIRDGRILSIGESADTASVTITVNLDGEATILPGFFDLHAHYAVDLFGDGRVDETAAYPELFLANGVTTTFPAGELNPVRMRELRLAIGRGERRGPRLLNSGPYFGSWRRGWDDDAMTPDSIRREVDHWASLGAAGFKAKGIRPDHLSVLIEQAHEHGLTVTAHLDSGFGNTVNPRDAIRMGIDRVEHFLGGDMMPADRTAYASLQEFDDFEGDALRDIIDLYVDRGVYFDPTLSIYGYWGPHDPEMTEYWTDEHRFLTPYLREIVEARPPRPVNESFAKMFPIKLRTLKAFYDGGGRDLITLGTDHPSWGDYWSPFAVHRELLAFARAGVPPADVFRIATINGARAMGVDDKLGSIEEGKFADLVIVRGNPLEDVRVARDIWFVFARGRLHSPDELLAMAEGGIGPADASEESAWRPGR, encoded by the coding sequence ATGATTGCGAAACGACCTCGGCGGCGTTCGATCCTTTGCGTCTTCGGGCTGCTGGCGGCGGCGGGGTGCGAGGGACTCGTGCTGGACTTCGTCGATCTCGTGGACGAGAACGCGACCTACGTGATCGAAGGCGGACGCTGGTTCGACGTGCATGCCGGGACGCTCGTCGAGAACGACGGGATCACGATCCGCGATGGAAGGATCCTCTCTATCGGCGAGTCGGCGGATACCGCCAGCGTCACGATTACGGTCAACCTCGACGGGGAAGCGACGATCCTGCCGGGGTTCTTCGACCTCCACGCCCACTACGCGGTGGACCTGTTCGGCGACGGCCGCGTCGATGAGACGGCCGCCTATCCCGAACTCTTCCTCGCCAACGGCGTGACGACGACCTTCCCGGCCGGCGAGCTGAATCCGGTCCGCATGCGCGAACTGCGGCTCGCCATCGGGCGCGGCGAACGCCGGGGTCCCCGGCTCCTCAACTCCGGCCCCTACTTCGGCTCGTGGCGCCGGGGCTGGGACGACGACGCCATGACGCCCGACTCGATCCGGCGGGAAGTGGACCACTGGGCGTCGCTCGGCGCGGCCGGCTTCAAGGCCAAGGGAATCCGGCCCGACCACCTCTCCGTGCTCATCGAACAGGCGCACGAGCACGGACTCACGGTGACCGCCCATCTCGATTCCGGGTTCGGGAACACGGTGAACCCCCGCGACGCGATCCGCATGGGCATCGACCGCGTCGAGCACTTCCTGGGCGGCGACATGATGCCGGCCGACCGCACGGCCTACGCTTCGCTGCAGGAGTTCGACGACTTCGAGGGAGACGCGCTCCGCGACATCATCGACCTCTACGTCGACCGCGGCGTGTACTTCGACCCCACGCTCTCCATCTACGGGTACTGGGGTCCGCACGACCCGGAGATGACGGAGTACTGGACGGATGAACACCGCTTCCTCACGCCGTACCTGCGGGAGATCGTCGAGGCGCGGCCGCCCCGTCCCGTGAACGAGTCGTTCGCGAAGATGTTCCCGATCAAGCTCCGGACCTTGAAGGCGTTTTATGACGGCGGCGGACGCGACCTGATCACGCTCGGCACGGACCACCCGAGCTGGGGAGACTACTGGTCGCCCTTCGCCGTCCACCGCGAACTCCTCGCGTTCGCGCGCGCCGGGGTCCCGCCGGCGGACGTGTTCCGCATCGCGACGATCAACGGCGCGCGGGCGATGGGCGTGGACGACAAACTCGGCAGCATCGAGGAGGGGAAGTTCGCGGATCTCGTGATCGTGCGGGGGAATCCGCTCGAGGATGTCCGGGTCGCCCGCGACATCTGGTTCGTCTTCGCGCGGGGACGCCTCCACTCGCCCGACGAACTGCTCGCGATGGCCGAAGGCGGGATCGGCCCGGCCGACGCCTCCGAGGAATCCGCCTGGAGACCCGGCCGCTGA